The genomic interval AGAACACGCTCTGGAAGAACCCAGCGCTCTTTCCGCTGCTCACATTGGCAGGTGCCGTCCCCGTGTATCGTGCGCAGGACGGCGACACGGCCCGCAACGACGAGACCTTCAAGGAGTGCTTCGCGCAACTCTGCGACGCCGGCGTCGTCGCCTTGTTCCCTGAGGGCATCAGCCACGACGAGCCGCAGCTGCAGCCACTGCGCACCGGCGCGGCGCGCATCGCCCTCGGCGCCATGGCTCGCGGTGCCGAGCCCGTCGCGATCGTCCCGATCGGGCTCACCTTCGAAGAGAAGCAGCGCTTCCGGTCACGCATGCTGCTGCGGATCGGCGCACCGATCCGGGCCCCGAAAGACATCGCCGCCGACGACGCAGAAGCGGCCCGCTCCCTGACCGCAGAGATCGACGCTGCGATCCGGGCGGTCACGCTCAACGTGGATTCGTGGGAGACCGCGCGTCTGGTCGAGCGCGCCGCCGAGATCTACGCGAGCGACCACCAGCGCAGCATGCCTGGGCGTTCGAATCTCGACGCGCGCTTCTCGCTGCGACAGGCCTTCGGCGACGGCTACGAGGAAGCGCGGCAGAAGGAACCGCAGCGGTTCGAGGCGCTCGAAGCGATGGCCCAACGCTACGACGGCATGCTGCGGGCGCTTCGACTCCGCGACGATCAGATCACCGCCGACTATCCCTTCGCGCGAGCGGCGGGCTACGTCGGGTACCGGCTGCCGGTGCTGCTGCTGCGACTTCCCTTCGCGATCGTGGGCGCGCTACTGAACTACCTTCCGTACCGCATCCCCGGCTTCGCCGCGTCCTTCGTCGAGAAGGAGGGGGACCAGCCCGCCACCTACAAGATGCTCGCGGGTTTCTTCCTCTTCCCCGTCTTCTGGATGATCGAGGCCCTGGCGGCGGGGCTCTTGTGGGGCGCTCAGGCCGGTGCGCTCGTGGCTTTGGCGGCCCCGATCACCGGCTGGGTCGCGCTGCGGTTCTTCGAGCGAAACGAGAGCTTCTGGAGCGAGCTCCGCGCCTACCTGTGGCTGCGCCTGGCCCCCGATCGGGCCGCCGAGCTGCGCAGCCTGCGCGGTCTCCTACGAGAGGAACTGCACGACCTCGTCGCGCCGAACTAGACGACGGCCGGGAACATGAGCTCGACGGCGAAGCCGCCATCCGAGGCATTCGCTCCGCTGACGCGGGCCCCCATGCGCTCCCCCAGCTCTTTGACGAGGGCGAGACCGATTCCGGTGCCCTGGGTCGCGCGGGTCAGCTCCTCACCTCCGCGAAAGAACGGCTCGAACACCCGCTCCCACTGTTCCCTGGCAACGCCAGGCCCCCAGTCGCGCACCACGATGGCGACTGCACCGGATTCGGCGCGCGCCGCGACTTCGATCTCACGCCGCGCTGCGCCGCGCGCGTACTTCATCGCGTTGTCGACGAGGTTGAACAGCACCTGGAGGAGCGCGTCACGATCGAAGCGCGCCGTCGGCAGCTCGGATGCCAACTCCACGCGCAGGCTGAACCCCTCCTGCTCCGCGTGCGCCCGCAACTTCTCGACGGCCTCGGTCAGCACCGGACCGACGGCGCCCACATGCATCGACAGGTCCCGACGCCCGCCCTCGAGCTTCGAGAACTCGAGCACGTTGTCCACGAGGCGCGAGAGGCGTTCCGACTCGTCGGTGATCGTGCCGTAGTACTCGCGCCGTTTCTGATCATCGGGAACCAGGTCGTCCCGCAACATCTCGGCATACATGCGAATCGCGGTCAGCGGGGTCTTCAACTCGTGGGTGACGGCGGCGACGAAGTTGCTGCGCCGCTCCGCGTACTGCAGTGCCGCGGTGGCGTTGCGGTAGATCGCCACGAGACCCCCCGCTCCGACGAGCAGCAATACACCCACCAGGGCATACAGGGGCCGCGGCGATGCAACGCCGGGAAGGGGACGGAGGAGCAGCTCCGCCTCGAGCGCATCGAAGGGCTCTGCGAAGCGATGGGCGAAGAGGTAGGCATCGCCGCTCGCGGTTCCCGTGCGTTTCGCGCCGAAGCGAACCTCGGCCACCGAGGCGAGACCCGCCGATCGAATCACCCGGTCGGCGAGCCAAGCGCCGA from Myxococcota bacterium carries:
- a CDS encoding lysophospholipid acyltransferase family protein, with translation MSKGASSMRDWIDRLTRALARWVIGVFYRKIEVSGLEHVPSQGPVLFVANHGNAIVDPIVLVGLLPRIPRFLAKNTLWKNPALFPLLTLAGAVPVYRAQDGDTARNDETFKECFAQLCDAGVVALFPEGISHDEPQLQPLRTGAARIALGAMARGAEPVAIVPIGLTFEEKQRFRSRMLLRIGAPIRAPKDIAADDAEAARSLTAEIDAAIRAVTLNVDSWETARLVERAAEIYASDHQRSMPGRSNLDARFSLRQAFGDGYEEARQKEPQRFEALEAMAQRYDGMLRALRLRDDQITADYPFARAAGYVGYRLPVLLLRLPFAIVGALLNYLPYRIPGFAASFVEKEGDQPATYKMLAGFFLFPVFWMIEALAAGLLWGAQAGALVALAAPITGWVALRFFERNESFWSELRAYLWLRLAPDRAAELRSLRGLLREELHDLVAPN